In the genome of Gadus morhua chromosome 14, gadMor3.0, whole genome shotgun sequence, one region contains:
- the senp8 gene encoding sentrin-specific protease 8 produces MDPVVLSYQDSLLRRSDVTLLEGPHWLNDQVIGFAFEYFATDRFKSLGETIVFISPEVTQFIKCASCPEELAVFLEPLDLASRRLVFLAVNDNSNQAAGGSHWSLLVYHHGAAHFAHYDSQNGGNSLHARRIAGKLEPFFGTGGKVRFVEEPCPLQQNSYDCGMYVICNAEVLCEGAEENSSPVRLPVQSITPAFITQRRRDLCRLIDRLAKD; encoded by the coding sequence ATGGACCCCGTTGTGCTGAGCTACCAGGACAGCCTCCTGCGACGCTCGGATGTGACATTATTAGAAGGTCCTCATTGGCTCAATGACCAAGTCATTGGTTTTGCCTTTGAGTACTTTGCCACGGATCGCTTTAAAAGCCTGGGTGAAACCATTGTATTTATTAGCCCAGAGGTCACACAGTTTATAAAGTGTGCTTCCTGTCCAGAGGAGCTGGCCGTTTTCCTGGAACCCCTGGATCTGGCGTCCCGCCGTCTGGTGTTCCTGGCTGTCAACGACAACTCCAACCAGGCCGCTGGGGGCTCCCACTGGAGCTTGCTCGTCTACCATCATGGCGCCGCTCACTTTGCCCACTATGACTCTCAGAATGGGGGCAACTCCCTCCACGCGAGGCGCATCGCTGGAAAGCTGGAGCCTTTCTTTGGTACCGGGGGAAAGGTTCGATTTGTGGAGGAGCCATGCCCCTTGCAACAGAACAGCTATGATTGTGGAATGTACGTTATCTGTAACGCAGAGGTCCTGTGTGAGGGGGCTGAAGAGAATAGCTCCCCAGTTCGCCTCCCCGTGCAGAGCATTACCCCAGCTTTCATAACCCAGCGGAGACGGGACTTGTGCAGGTTGATCGACCGACTGGCTAAAGATTGA